A stretch of Prunus dulcis chromosome 6, ALMONDv2, whole genome shotgun sequence DNA encodes these proteins:
- the LOC117630752 gene encoding protein argonaute 5 translates to MSQRGRGRGRGRHYDQSSGSDAPSFHRGGGGGRRGRGRDGGAPPSFPSESGPSQRGRGRAGGSGVIAPAPVQSQTHAPQPPAQAYAPPPPATVQASSSSASPSPLIAEMEQKLTLTTPPPSSSKAVRLPGRPGFGTLGTRIQVRANHFLVEVKERDLHHYDVSITPEITSKKTNRDVIKQLVHLYKDSHLGRRTPAYDGMKSIYTAGPLPFVSKEFVVKLGERDGRDGSSGSKRKDREFKVAVKLANKPDLHQLQQFLNSRQHESPQEAIQVLDVVLRAAPSDKYTVIGRSFFATELGPKGELGDGLEYWRGFYQSLRPTQFGLSLNIDVSARSFYEPILVTEFVKKHFNCRDLSRPLFDRDRLKLKKALKGVKVALAYRDNRSYRITGVSTEPLSQLTFTLEDNKTKTSVVQYYHEKYNIVLRNVAMPALQAGSDSKPVYLPMELCSIVAGQRYSRKLNERQVTALLRATCQRPHERERNIKQMVKQSNFNGDQLIKDEFGMQVREDMALVDARVLPPPLLKYHDQGRETRETPRMGQWNMINKKMVNGGKVDFWAFVNFSGLRQDFNSRFCEDLVNMCISKGVDFHTEPLVPIGSANPRQIEKVLIDIHRESTQRLEEIGHKGKHLQLLIIILPDVTGSYGMVKRICETELGIVSQCCQPRAASKLSKQYLENLALKINVKVGGRNTVLNDAIFRRIPLVTDIPTIIIGADVTHPQPGEDSSPSIAAVVASMDWPEVSKYRGIVSAQAHREEIIQDLYSLYQDPQKGSVHGGMIREHFRAFRRSTGRKPERIIFYRDGVSEGQFSQVLLYEMDAIRKACASLEEGYLPPVTFVVVQKRHHTRLFPADHNRRDQMDRSGNIQPGTVVDTKICHPTEFDFFLNSHAGIQGTSRPAHYHVLFDENRFTADQLQSLTNNLCYTYARCTRSVSIVPPAYYAHLAAFRARYYIEGEYSDVASTTAGSTSGSGGGGIRALPQIKENVKDVMFYC, encoded by the exons ATGTCTCAACGTGGCCGTGGCCGAGGCCGAGGCCGCCATTACGACCAGTCGTCTGGCTCCGACGCCCCGTCGTTTCATCGAGGCGGAGGTGGCGGAAGACGCGGTAGAGGACGAGACGGCGGTGCTCCACCGTCGTTTCCGTCCGAATCGGGTCCCAGCCAGCGCGGCCGAGGTAGAGCTGGCGGTTCTGGCGTCATCGCTCCGGCGCCGGTGCAGTCTCAAACTCACGCTCCTCAACCGCCGGCTCAAGCTTACGCTCCTCCTCCGCCGGCTACGGTTCAGGCTTCGTCCAGTTCGGCTTCTCCGTCTCCGCTGATAGCTGAGATGGAGCAGAAGCTAACATTGACGACACCTCCACCGTCGTCGTCCAAGGCCGTTAGACTTCCGGGGAGGCCAGGATTTGGGACGCTTGGGACCCGGATTCAAGTGAGGGCTAACCACTTCTTGGTGGAGGTTAAGGAGAGAGATCTCCATCACTACGAT GTGTCAATTACCCCTGAAATTACTTCGAAAAAGACCAACAGAGATGTGATTAAACAGCTTGTTCATCTGTACAAAGATTCACACTTGGGAAGGAGAACCCCAGCTTATGATGGTATGAAAAGCATTTACACAGCAGGGCCATTGCCCTTTGTCTCTAAAGAGTTTGTGGTCAAGTTGGGTGAGAGAGATGGTCGTGATGGGTCTTCTGGTTCCAAAAG AAAGGACAGGGAGTTTAAGGTGGCTGTAAAATTGGCCAACAAACCCGACCTTCATCAGTTACAACAGTTCTTAAACAGCAGGCAACATGAGTCACCTCAAGAGGCCATACAAGTTCTTGATGTTGTTCTTAGGGCCGCACCATCTGACAA GTACACTGTCATTGGGAGGTCTTTCTTTGCTACTGAACTTGGGCCGAAAGGAGAACTTGGTGATGGTCTCGAATATTGGAGAGGATTTTACCAGAGTTTAAGGCCAACACAGTTTGGGCTTTCCCTGAATATAG ATGTATCAGCCAGATCTTTTTATGAACCCATTCTGGTGACAGAATTTGTTAAAAAACATTTTAACTGCAGGGATCTGTCAAGGCCTTTGTTTGATCGTGATCGTTTGAAG TTGAAAAAAGCCTTGAAGGGGGTTAAGGTTGCACTTGCTTACAGGGATAATAGGAGTTATAGGATCACTGGAGTGTCCACAGAACCCCTGAGCCAATTAAC GTTTACTTTAGAAgacaacaaaaccaaaacttcAGTAGTTCAATATTATCATGAGAAATACAATATTGTACTAAGAAATGTGGCTATGCCTGCTTTACAAGCTGGGAGCGATTCGAAACCTGTTTATTTACCTATGGAG CTTTGTTCAATCGTTGCCGGGCAACGATACTCGAGGAAGCTCAATGAAAGACAAGTCACAGCCTTACTAAGAGCGACTTGTCAACGTCCTCATGAGCGGGAGAGGAACATAAAGCAG ATGGTTAAGCAAAGTAATTTTAATGGAGATCAACTGATCAAAGATGAATTTGGGATGCAAGTAAGAGAAGATATGGCTTTAGTTGATGCTCGAGTTTTGCCTCCTCCATTG CTAAAATACCATGACCAAGGTCGTGAAACGAGGGAAACTCCACGGATGGGGCAATGGAACATGATTAATAAG AAAATGGTAAATGGTGGAAAAGTGGATTTCTGGGCATTTGTCAATTTCTCGGGATTGAGACAAGATTTTAACTCCCGATTCTGTGAGGATTTGGTGAATATGTGCATTAGCAAGGGCGTG GATTTCCATACCGAACCTTTAGTTCCCATAGGATCAGCCAATCCTAGGCAGATTGAGAAGGTGCTCATAGATATTCATAGGGAGTCTACTCAGAgacttgaagaaattggtcataAGGGAAAGCATCTTCAGTTGTTGATTATCATTTTGCCTGATGTCACTGGGTCTTATG ggaTGGTTAAGCGAATATGTGAAACTGAGCTTGGAATTGTGTCTCAGTGCTGTCAGCCTAGGGCAGCATCCAAGCTTAGTAAACAATATCTTGAAAATTTAGCCCTTAAGATAAATGTGAAG gTTGGTGGAAGAAATACTGTTCTAAATGATGCCATTTTCCGGAGGATTCCTCTGGTTACTGATATCCCCACAATTATCATTGGTGCGGATGTTACTCATCCACAGCCTGGGGAGGACAGTAGCCCGTCAATTGCAGCG GTTGTGGCCTCCATGGATTGGCCAGAGGTCAGTAAGTACCGAGGAATTGTTTCTGCACAGGCTCACCGTGAGGAAATAATCCAAGATCTGTATAGTTTATATCAGGATCCTCAGAAGGGTTCAGTTCACGGAGGAATGATCAG GGAGCATTTCAGAGCATTTCGAAGATCAACTGGCCGAAAACCAGAGAGAATTATCTTCTACAG AGATGGAGTTAGTGAAGGTCAGTTTAGTCAAGTTCTGCTCTATGAAATGGATGCTATAAGAAAG GCTTGTGCTTCCTTGGAGGAAGGATATCTGCCACCAGTTACTTTTGTAGTGGTGCAGAAAAGACATCATACTCGCCTGTTCCCTGCTGATCATAACAGACGTGATCAAATGGATAGGAGTGGCAATATTCAACCAg GCACTGTTGTTGACACCAAGATTTGCCACCCTACagagtttgatttttttctcaaCAGTCATGCCGGAATTCAG GGTACTAGCCGGCCAGCGCACTACCATGTGCTGTTTGACGAGAACAGGTTCACTGCTGATCAATTGCAAAGTCTAACGAATAATTTATGCTACAC GTATGCAAGGTGCACCCGCTCGGTTTCAATAG TTCCGCCTGCTTATTATGCTCATCTTGCTGCATTCCGAGCACGATATTACATTGAGGGAGAATATTCGGATGTAGCCTCTACAACAGCAGGTTCAACAAGTGGGAGCGGAGGCGGCGGCATTCGAGCCCTTCCTCAGatcaaagaaaatgttaaGGATGTTATGTTTTACTGCTGA
- the LOC117631777 gene encoding aspartic proteinase-like protein 2, whose product MAFSFGILIAGAILMSAAVVLCSFPAALSLERAFPNSLRVELSQLRARDRARHGRMLRSSNGIVNLPVRGTFDPFRVGLYYTKLQLGSPPRDYYVQIDTGSDVLWVSCGSCNGCPETSGLQIELNLFDPQSSSTSQFISCSDRRCSLGIQSSDSDCSTQSNQCSYTFQYGDGSGTSGYYVSDLLHLETILEGSVTQNASASIVFGCSTLQTGDLTKSDRAVDGIFGFGQQGMSVISQLASQAVAPNVFSHCLRGDDGGGGILVIGEIVEPNIVYSPLVPSQPHYNLNLQSISVNGQILQIDPSVFATSSNRGTIVDSGTTLAYLASEAYDPFISAITASVSQSVHPVVSNGNQCYLITSSVSDIFPQVSLNFAGGASMILRPQDYLIQQGSISGAARWCIGLQKLQGSGITILGDLVLKDKIIVYDLGGQRIGWANYDCSMSVNVSATSRTGKSEYVNAGQISDSSSLHIDPYDLIPASIVAFLVLIISLQGNFLFL is encoded by the exons ATGGCCTTTTCCTTCGGAATTCTAATCGCCGGCGCAATTCTGATGTCGGCGGCTGTGGTGCTGTGTAGTTTCCCGGCTGCCCTCAGCCTCGAGAGAGCTTTTCCTAATAGCCTCCGAGTGGAGTTGAGTCAACTCAGAGCTCGGGACAGAGCCAGGCATGGAAGAATGCTTCGGTCCTCTAATGGTATCGTTAATTTACCTGTTCGGGGAACCTTCGATCCGTTCCGCGTTGG GCTCTATTATACAAAACTGCAATTGGGATCTCCTCCGAGAGATTATTATGTGCAGATTGATACTGGAAGTGATGTTCTGTGGGTCAGTTGTGGTTCCTGCAACGGTTGCCCTGAAACAAGTGGACTCCAG ATTGAGCTCAATTTGTTTGATCCTCAAAGCTCATCAACATCACAATTCATTTCTTGTTCGGATCGAAGATGCAGTCTTGGCATTCAATCATCAGATTCGGATTGTTCCACTCAGAGTAACCAGTGTTCATATACATTCCAGTATGGAGATGGCAGTGGGACATCCGGCTATTATGTATCAGACTTGTTGCACCTTGAGACGATTCTTGAGGGTTCTGTAACACAAAATGCTTCAGCTTCCATTGTCTTTGG GTGTAGCACCTTGCAGACTGGTGATTTGACAAAGTCAGATAGAGCAGTTGATGGGATCTTTGGGTTTGGCCAACAGGGTATGTCTGTCATCTCTCAATTGGCTTCACAAGCAGTAGCACCAAACGTCTTCTCCCACTGCTTGAGGGGAGatgatggtggtggaggtaTATTGGTTATCGGCGAGATTGTGGAACCAAATATAGTCTATAGCCCGCTCGTCCCATCACA GCCTCATTATAATTTGAATCTGCAGAGCATTTCTGTCAATGGGCAAATATTACAAATTGATCCATCAGTGTTTGCAACATCAAGTAATCGAGGAACCATAGTTGATTCTGGTACAACTTTGGCATACCTTGCATCTGAAGCTTATGATCCTTTTATCAGTGCT ATTACTGCTTCTGTTTCACAATCCGTGCACCCTGTTGTTTCAAACGGAAACCAATGTTATTTAATTACCTCCAG TGTCAGTGATATATTTCCTCAAGTTAGTTTAAACTTTGCTGGTGGCGCATCCATGATTCTGAGACCTCAGGACTACCTTATACAGCAGGGATCTATT AGTGGTGCTGCAAGGTGGTGCATTGGCCTTCAGAAACTTCAAGGTTCAGGAATAACGATTTTAGGAG ACCTTGTGCTAAAAGACAAAATCATTGTTTATGATTTGGGTGGTCAACGAATTGGATGGGCTAACTATGACT GTTCAATGTCCGTTAACGTCTCTGCAACAAGTAGAACCGGAAAAAGTGAATATGTCAATGCAGGACAGATAAGTGACAGCAGTTCGTTGCATATCGATCCCTACGATCTGATACCAGCAAGCATAGTGGCTTTTCTTGTGCTCATCATTTCTCTGCAAGGAAACTTCCTGTTTTTATAG